The Deltaproteobacteria bacterium DNA window TAAACATGCCCGGCATAAACGGCATGGAGTTTCTGCGGATGGTCAAGGAGGAGAAGCCCGGATTGCCGGTGATCTTCATCACCGGCTATCCCTCCATCGACCTCGCCGTGGAGGCCATGAAGAAGGGGGCCGCCGACTTCCTGGCCAAGCCTTTCAAGGCCGAGCAACTGGAGATAACGGTCAGGAAGGCCGTCGACGCCGCCAGGGATTCGGGCGACGGCGCCGATGCGGCGGCAGGCGGGCGGACCGTGGAGCCGCGGGGCGATACGAGCCGCCACAGGCTCGAGGACAAGATAAAGGAGCTCTCCATCCTCCATACCATAAGCGAGATGCTCGACGACGTGAGCACCAAGGAGGACATCTTCAAGATGTCCATGGACCTTGCGCTCATCATCTCGGGCGCCGAGCGCTCCTTCATAATGATCTACGAGAAGAGGCAGCGGGAGTTCGTCGTCAGGGCCGCGACGGGATACGACGGGCCGGAGCCGACGGGCATGGTCTTCTCGGCGGCGCAGGGCCCCCTCGGCGGCCTCGTTGACGGCAAGCGCCACATCTACGTCGACGCCGGGACGGTGCTCGACCCCCTGCTCTCCAGGGCCGGCGGCTCGGCGAAGGACGAAGCGCTCTTTGTCATGACCATGCTCATAAACAAGGAGGTCGTGGCCGCCCTGGGACTCACCGGAATGGACCGCACCCGCCGCTTCACGGACGACGAGATGACGCTCCTGCAGAACCTCGTCGGAAAGGTGGCCCTCAAGCTCGAGAACCTCGCGCTCACCGAGAACATCTACGCCAGCATCCTCTCGACGGTCCACGTGCTCATAAACGCCCTCGACGCCCGCGACACCTATACGAAGGAGCACTCCAACAGGGTGACGAGCTACGCCCTGGAGATAGCCAGCGGCTACGGCGTCGATCAGGACACGCTCGACTGCATAAGCTTCGCAGGCCCCCTGCACGATATCGGAAAGATAGGCGTGCGCGACTCGGTGCTCCTCAAGGAAGGCCCCTTCCTGCCTGACGAGAAGGAGACGATGAAGAGTCACGTCCTCAGGGGCGAGGAGATACTCAAGCCGCTCAACCTCCTCGACTCGGAAAAGGCCGTGGTCCTCCACCACCACGAGCACTACAACGGCAACGGCTACCCCATGGGCCTGCGGGGAGACGAGATACCGATTGCGGCCCGCATATTCAGCGTGGCCGACACCTTCGACGCCATGACCTCCACAAGGCCCTACCGCAAGGCGCTCAAGGCGTCGGTGGCCAGGGCCGAGATAATCCGCTGCGCCGGCACACAGTTCGATCCCCTCGTCGTCGAGGCGTTCCTGGAGACCGAGTTCCTGCGCCACTTCGACGACAGGCCTCGAAAGGACGGTTGAGGCAGATGAGGGACAGGCGCGAAAGGGAGTTCGTCAGGGTCGACGAGAGCGTGCCTTTCTACTTCTCCCCCTGGGAACGGGAAGAGTCGGAGCGGGGCCCCCTCGACACGGAACACCTCTTCAACGAGCTCGAGCCGCGCGATGACGGGGACCCCAAGCTCTACGAGCTGCTCTTCACCATAAACCAGAAGCTCGACGCCGTCATAAATCACCTCGTCGGCACCGGCGGCTTCAACCTCCCCGAGGCGCGCGACGTCAACATAAGCGGCGGCGGGGCGAGGTTCGTCTGCCAGGAGCGTTTCGAGGTGGGCGACTTCCTGGCGTTGAAGTTCTTCCTGCCCACCCATCCCAACCTCGTCACCGTGAAGTCGAGGGTCGTCAGGGTCGATCCCGCCGAGGACGGCTACCTCACCGCCGTGGAGTACGAGGACCTCGACGAGACCGTCAGGGAGAGGATCATACGCTTCGTGTTCGCCTGCCAGCGCCTGGACCTCAGGCACCGCAAGGAGCACGGTGACGAAGGAAAGTAGGCGGCCTCGGACGCCAGGGGCCGGAGCGGCCCCGAAGGCGCCAAGGTCCCAATCGGGACCTCCTCTCCGCCCTCCGGCCGCCTTGACAGCGTTGGAGAACTCATATAACATTGAAAGGTGGAGCGACAATTTTTGTCACCTCAGGGCCGAGGCACGATGACTGACCGGATCGGAGAGCTTTTAGTCAGGGCTGGGCTCATAACCCAGGAGCAGCTTGAAAAGGGTCTGGCCGAGCAGAAGCACGGCGGCGGAAGGCTCGGTTACAACCTCATCAAGCTCGGTTTCATAACGGAGAACGACCTCACCACCTTCCTGAGCAAGCAGTACGGCATCCCCAAGGTGGACATATCGGAGCTGGAGATAGACGCCGAGGTGGTGAAGCTCATCCCCGAAGACGTCTGCAAGAAGTACCAGCTCCTTCCCATCGAGCGCAAGGGCTCCACCATCGTGGTGGCCATGGCCGACCCTTCCAACGTCTTCGCCATCGACGACATCAAGTT harbors:
- a CDS encoding response regulator, with amino-acid sequence MNKPLKIMVVDDESAVRNVVVGLLARRGWHVDGVDNARKGFEEIRRGDYDLVLTDINMPGINGMEFLRMVKEEKPGLPVIFITGYPSIDLAVEAMKKGAADFLAKPFKAEQLEITVRKAVDAARDSGDGADAAAGGRTVEPRGDTSRHRLEDKIKELSILHTISEMLDDVSTKEDIFKMSMDLALIISGAERSFIMIYEKRQREFVVRAATGYDGPEPTGMVFSAAQGPLGGLVDGKRHIYVDAGTVLDPLLSRAGGSAKDEALFVMTMLINKEVVAALGLTGMDRTRRFTDDEMTLLQNLVGKVALKLENLALTENIYASILSTVHVLINALDARDTYTKEHSNRVTSYALEIASGYGVDQDTLDCISFAGPLHDIGKIGVRDSVLLKEGPFLPDEKETMKSHVLRGEEILKPLNLLDSEKAVVLHHHEHYNGNGYPMGLRGDEIPIAARIFSVADTFDAMTSTRPYRKALKASVARAEIIRCAGTQFDPLVVEAFLETEFLRHFDDRPRKDG
- a CDS encoding PilZ domain-containing protein, whose amino-acid sequence is MRQMRDRREREFVRVDESVPFYFSPWEREESERGPLDTEHLFNELEPRDDGDPKLYELLFTINQKLDAVINHLVGTGGFNLPEARDVNISGGGARFVCQERFEVGDFLALKFFLPTHPNLVTVKSRVVRVDPAEDGYLTAVEYEDLDETVRERIIRFVFACQRLDLRHRKEHGDEGK